In Turicibacter sanguinis, a genomic segment contains:
- a CDS encoding alpha-mannosidase produces the protein MKDMFLTKNKLQARTDEIASYRYREGFSLGTLEIKEDVSGEVNPALVHEFDGEIAIGDRWSGRDKYLWLHKNVTIPANWSGKKVLGIFDYGNTGAGNNSGFESLLYVNGEPFQGVDSNHKEVFFKEEHIGQEISLQFRLWSGLEGGGVPTSQEHRINCAMIAWLDEKIDDLYYNAHVILETLDILDEFNPVRAKLQKALNDSYKLIDWSYPGSESFYESLHEASDLLNELIDRIGKHSDIHVTCIGHTHIDVAWLWRLKHTKEKCARSFSTVMRLMEQYPEYIFLQTQPQLYEYVKHNYPDLYEKIKAKVADGQWEVDGGMWVEADCNLTSGESLTRQILVGSKFIKDEFGKDVEYLWLPDVFGYSWALPQILKKSGIDTFMTTKISWNQYNRMPHDTFHWRGIDGSEVLTHFITTPEPWSEPGSWFYTYNGRISPKIVKGVFDAYSEKELTNELLISYGFGDGGGGVNRDMLEYRRRIDKMPGLPNIKTGTASDYFKNLHEKVKNTDSYVHTWDGELYLEYHRGTYTSQAYNKKTNRQLELLYRQAEWLMAMAGIEKDELAAVKQDQLTEGWKIILCNQFHDIIPGSSIREVYEDCHDDYERAECLATDLQAEALTTFSKTSAHTWTIMNNMNWNRTELVTIDIKANGTWYDIDGNLLKAQKQESSWVVEVKDVPAMGWTTIRFEEGTSKEEASVFNVTENKVETPFYIITLNEAGQMTSIYDKEADVEVLAQGERGNVLQMFEDKPLAHEAWDIDLFYQEKMREVTNLQSIEVINQGALQIDLKLTWKYMSTTIVQDLILYANNKRIDFKTWVDWRERKQLLKVAFPVNVRATYATYDIQYGNVRRATNWNTSWEQARFETVAHKWVDLSERGYGVSLMNDCKYGHDIKDNVMRLTLLKAATHPDVEQDQGEHEFTYSLLPHIGDWVDVDTEKASWAINQPLQAIEKDLGTRQFMTVDSDQVIVDAIKRSEDGEYLVVRIHEYTGGKDNVTVSLNFDVKAWAEADLRERSIEEFKSTPIELKVKPYEIKTILIKA, from the coding sequence ATGAAGGATATGTTTTTAACGAAAAATAAATTGCAAGCTCGTACCGATGAAATCGCATCTTATCGTTATCGAGAAGGATTCAGCTTAGGGACTTTAGAAATAAAAGAAGATGTATCAGGTGAAGTTAATCCAGCTTTAGTTCATGAATTTGATGGTGAAATTGCCATTGGAGATCGTTGGTCAGGTCGCGATAAATACTTATGGTTACATAAAAACGTAACAATCCCAGCAAACTGGAGCGGAAAAAAAGTTTTAGGAATTTTTGATTATGGAAATACAGGAGCCGGAAATAATTCCGGATTTGAATCGTTACTTTATGTGAATGGGGAACCTTTCCAAGGGGTTGATAGTAATCATAAAGAAGTCTTCTTCAAAGAAGAACACATTGGACAAGAAATTTCATTACAATTCCGTTTATGGTCAGGTCTTGAAGGTGGAGGAGTGCCAACATCACAAGAACACCGTATTAATTGTGCAATGATCGCCTGGTTAGATGAAAAAATTGACGATTTATACTATAATGCGCACGTTATTTTAGAAACGTTAGACATTTTAGATGAATTTAATCCTGTCCGTGCTAAATTACAAAAGGCATTAAATGATAGTTATAAATTAATTGATTGGTCATACCCAGGGTCAGAATCATTCTATGAATCGTTACACGAAGCAAGCGATTTATTAAATGAGTTAATTGATCGCATTGGAAAGCATTCAGATATTCATGTCACTTGTATTGGTCATACTCATATTGACGTGGCATGGTTATGGCGTTTAAAACATACGAAAGAAAAATGTGCGCGTTCATTCTCAACAGTAATGCGTTTAATGGAACAATATCCAGAATATATTTTCTTACAAACTCAACCACAACTTTATGAATATGTAAAACATAACTATCCTGATTTATATGAAAAAATCAAAGCTAAAGTAGCGGATGGACAATGGGAAGTTGATGGGGGAATGTGGGTTGAAGCAGACTGTAACTTAACATCAGGTGAGTCATTAACGCGTCAAATCTTAGTCGGAAGCAAGTTCATTAAAGATGAGTTTGGAAAAGATGTTGAATATTTATGGTTACCAGATGTCTTTGGTTATTCATGGGCGTTACCTCAGATTTTAAAGAAATCGGGAATTGATACATTTATGACAACTAAAATTAGTTGGAATCAATATAATCGTATGCCGCATGATACGTTCCATTGGAGAGGAATTGATGGAAGTGAAGTCCTAACTCACTTTATTACAACACCTGAACCATGGAGTGAACCAGGATCTTGGTTCTATACGTACAATGGTCGTATTAGTCCAAAAATCGTTAAGGGAGTATTTGATGCTTACAGTGAAAAAGAGTTAACGAATGAATTGTTAATTTCTTACGGATTTGGAGATGGTGGAGGTGGTGTTAACCGTGATATGTTAGAATATCGTCGCCGTATTGACAAAATGCCAGGACTTCCAAATATTAAAACAGGAACAGCATCAGATTACTTTAAAAACTTACATGAAAAAGTTAAAAATACAGATTCATATGTTCATACATGGGACGGAGAACTTTATTTAGAATATCACCGTGGAACCTATACATCTCAAGCTTATAATAAGAAAACAAATCGTCAATTAGAGTTATTATATCGTCAGGCTGAATGGTTAATGGCAATGGCAGGTATTGAAAAAGATGAATTAGCTGCTGTTAAACAAGATCAATTAACAGAAGGATGGAAAATCATCTTATGTAATCAATTCCATGATATCATTCCAGGATCTTCAATTCGTGAAGTATATGAAGATTGTCATGATGATTATGAACGTGCAGAATGTCTAGCGACTGATTTACAAGCTGAAGCTTTAACAACATTCTCAAAAACATCAGCTCATACTTGGACGATTATGAATAACATGAACTGGAATCGTACAGAATTAGTGACAATCGATATCAAAGCGAACGGTACTTGGTACGATATTGATGGTAATCTGTTAAAGGCACAAAAACAAGAATCAAGCTGGGTGGTAGAAGTAAAAGATGTACCAGCGATGGGATGGACAACTATCCGTTTTGAAGAAGGAACAAGTAAAGAAGAAGCATCTGTTTTCAATGTAACGGAAAATAAAGTTGAAACACCATTCTATATCATCACATTAAATGAAGCGGGACAAATGACATCTATTTACGATAAAGAAGCAGATGTTGAAGTGTTAGCACAGGGAGAACGTGGAAATGTCTTACAAATGTTTGAAGATAAACCATTAGCACATGAAGCATGGGACATCGATTTATTCTACCAAGAAAAAATGCGCGAAGTAACAAATCTTCAATCGATTGAAGTCATTAATCAAGGAGCACTTCAAATCGATCTAAAATTAACATGGAAATACATGAGCACAACAATTGTACAAGATTTAATTCTTTATGCTAATAACAAGCGTATTGATTTTAAAACATGGGTAGATTGGCGTGAACGTAAACAATTATTAAAAGTTGCCTTCCCGGTCAATGTTCGTGCGACTTATGCAACGTATGATATTCAATACGGAAACGTGCGTCGTGCAACGAACTGGAATACAAGTTGGGAACAAGCGCGTTTTGAAACAGTCGCTCATAAATGGGTAGACTTATCAGAACGTGGATATGGAGTTAGCTTAATGAATGATTGTAAATACGGTCATGACATTAAAGATAATGTGATGCGTTTAACCTTATTAAAAGCAGCTACTCATCCAGACGTAGAACAAGATCAAGGTGAACATGAATTCACATACTCATTATTACCACATATCGGGGATTGGGTAGACGTTGATACAGAAAAGGCATCATGGGCGATTAATCAACCCTTACAAGCCATTGAAAAAGATTTAGGAACACGTCAATTCATGACCGTAGATAGTGACCAAGTTATTGTAGATGCCATCAAACGTAGTGAAGATGGAGAATACTTAGTGGTTCGAATACATGAATACACAGGTGGAAAAGATAACGTCACTGTATCACTTAACTTTGATGTTAAAGCATGGGCAGAAGCGGATTTACGCGAACGTTCAATTGAAGAATTTAAATCAACACCAATTGAATTAAAAGTAAAACCATATGAAATCAAAACAATTTTAATTAAAGCATAA
- a CDS encoding glycoside hydrolase family 31 protein has translation MLETKVKRYQYGNPFQTDAVVIKLPIYHEPLQKLSHENGNFIYKLEKGAAVYGLGESVRGINKRGWFYTSFCTDDDMHTENKHALYGSHNFLICNESQPFGIFIDYPGKVHFDIGYTDLDTLMIEPEMMNLDLYLIEGQNVLEIIQTFRTLIGQSYIPPKWAFGYQQSRWSYETADEIREVAHHFKKHEIPLDSIYLDIDYMQNLKDFTVDPHKFPDFENLVAELKEEGIHLIPIIDAGVKAEAGYEIYDEGIKNGYFIKNEDGTPFEAAVWPGKVHFPDFLNKEARTWFGMKYKTLIDKGIEGFWNDMNEPSIFYTPNAMKQAMDSVLENKEKNIDLGLFFGIKDQFSNILNKPEYFKEMYHDTDQGFVCHHEVHNLYGYNMTRAAAEAFDVIKEERMLLFSRASSTGMHRFSGIWTGDNRSWWSHLLLNIKMMPSLNMCGYLYSGADIGGFSDNTTEDLLTRWLQFGIFTPLMRNHTAKYTRAQEPYRFKSMDVMRHFICLRYVLVNHLYSEYMKACLSNTLYFKALAFEYSDDISKEIEDQLLLGDGLMIAPIYEQNKTGRVVYFPEEMLCVRFTTEKTYQLELMKQGHHYVSMPIDQLVIFIRPNHLLILNDEAQNVSQLDNHQIEIIAHVQTTCEGRYYEDNGLVKNPKLEDGLSQININIENNEVGTQWQKSKNSQLNHVTYTVYDAKQNEIFIHTENL, from the coding sequence ATGTTAGAAACTAAAGTGAAAAGATATCAATACGGTAACCCATTTCAAACTGATGCCGTCGTCATCAAACTGCCAATCTATCACGAACCCTTACAAAAACTATCGCATGAAAATGGGAATTTTATCTACAAATTAGAAAAAGGGGCTGCCGTTTATGGGCTTGGGGAAAGTGTGCGCGGAATTAATAAACGCGGTTGGTTTTACACAAGTTTTTGTACGGATGATGATATGCATACTGAAAATAAACACGCCCTTTACGGATCACATAACTTTTTAATTTGCAATGAATCACAACCATTCGGAATTTTTATCGATTATCCTGGAAAAGTTCATTTTGATATCGGATATACGGATTTGGATACCTTAATGATTGAGCCTGAGATGATGAATCTAGATCTTTATTTAATTGAAGGTCAGAATGTTCTAGAAATTATACAGACTTTTAGAACACTCATCGGGCAAAGCTATATCCCACCAAAATGGGCTTTTGGTTACCAGCAAAGTCGTTGGAGTTATGAAACGGCAGATGAAATACGAGAAGTCGCTCACCATTTCAAAAAACATGAAATCCCATTAGATAGCATTTATTTAGATATCGACTACATGCAAAACTTAAAAGATTTCACAGTTGATCCTCATAAGTTTCCTGATTTTGAAAATCTGGTAGCAGAGTTAAAAGAGGAAGGAATTCATCTGATTCCGATTATCGATGCCGGTGTTAAAGCAGAAGCAGGATATGAAATTTATGATGAAGGCATAAAAAACGGATACTTTATTAAAAATGAGGATGGAACACCATTTGAAGCAGCTGTTTGGCCAGGAAAAGTTCATTTTCCAGACTTTTTAAATAAAGAAGCACGCACTTGGTTTGGAATGAAATATAAAACGTTAATCGATAAAGGCATTGAGGGGTTTTGGAATGATATGAATGAACCATCGATTTTTTATACGCCAAATGCGATGAAACAAGCGATGGATTCAGTGCTGGAAAATAAAGAAAAAAATATTGATTTAGGTTTGTTTTTCGGTATTAAAGATCAATTTAGTAATATCTTAAATAAGCCAGAATACTTTAAAGAAATGTATCATGATACAGACCAAGGGTTTGTATGCCATCATGAGGTTCATAATCTTTATGGATATAATATGACACGTGCTGCTGCGGAAGCTTTTGATGTGATTAAAGAAGAGCGTATGTTGTTATTCTCACGTGCCTCTTCAACCGGAATGCACCGATTTAGTGGAATTTGGACAGGCGATAACCGTTCTTGGTGGTCACATTTATTATTAAATATTAAAATGATGCCATCTCTTAATATGTGTGGATATCTATATAGTGGAGCTGATATCGGGGGATTTAGTGATAATACAACCGAAGACCTGTTAACAAGATGGTTACAGTTTGGAATCTTTACACCATTAATGCGTAATCATACGGCTAAATATACAAGAGCCCAAGAACCGTATCGTTTCAAAAGTATGGATGTCATGCGTCATTTCATTTGCTTACGCTATGTATTGGTGAATCATTTATATAGTGAATATATGAAAGCTTGCTTAAGCAACACTTTATATTTTAAAGCGTTAGCCTTTGAGTATTCGGATGATATTTCAAAAGAAATAGAAGACCAACTCCTACTTGGAGATGGACTCATGATTGCACCTATTTATGAACAAAACAAAACAGGACGTGTTGTCTATTTCCCAGAAGAGATGTTATGTGTTCGTTTTACAACTGAAAAAACGTATCAACTTGAATTAATGAAACAAGGGCATCACTATGTTAGCATGCCAATAGATCAATTGGTTATCTTTATTCGTCCTAATCATTTATTAATTTTAAATGATGAAGCACAAAATGTGTCTCAGCTTGATAATCATCAAATTGAAATCATCGCTCATGTTCAAACAACGTGTGAAGGACGTTATTATGAAGATAATGGTCTAGTTAAAAATCCAAAACTAGAAGATGGATTAAGTCAAATCAACATTAACATTGAAAATAATGAAGTAGGTACACAGTGGCAAAAATCAAAGAATAGCCAACTGAACCACGTCACTTACACTGTGTATGATGCCAAGCAAAATGAGATTTTCATTCATACTGAAAATTTATAA
- a CDS encoding YeiH family protein, with protein MKKVIPGVLLSLAIAIIATLLNQYIHIIGASVFALLVGMALNFFMKDDTKYRAGITFSSKKLLKVAIVLLGTSLSISQIIHVGKYSLVVMVFTLAAAFGFGYLFGKLFKMDWKLSSLISAGTGICGGTAVATLSQVIDAEDSDVAYAISATFIFDVVMVILFPIMGAALGLSDMAFGLWAGTAVNDTSSVVAAGYAYSDAAGDFATIVKLTRTLSIIPVVLAFSYLNERLKQKQNSAVSGEQKKINLKKIFPWFILLFLGAAILNSVGIIPAALSSTLSTLSKFFMVMALAAIGLKTDIRDVTKSGFLPMLHGFIISAIVVIVALVVQVFLGQV; from the coding sequence ATGAAAAAAGTCATACCTGGGGTTCTTCTTTCATTAGCGATTGCTATTATCGCAACGTTACTAAATCAATATATTCATATCATCGGGGCTAGTGTATTTGCACTTTTAGTAGGGATGGCCCTTAACTTTTTTATGAAGGATGATACAAAATATAGAGCTGGAATTACATTTAGTTCAAAAAAACTTTTAAAAGTTGCAATTGTCTTATTAGGAACTAGCTTAAGTATTAGTCAAATTATTCATGTTGGTAAATACTCACTTGTTGTCATGGTATTTACTTTAGCAGCAGCATTTGGATTTGGTTATTTATTTGGAAAGCTTTTCAAAATGGACTGGAAACTTAGTTCATTAATTTCAGCAGGAACAGGAATTTGTGGTGGAACGGCTGTTGCTACCTTATCACAAGTTATCGATGCTGAAGATTCAGATGTCGCTTATGCTATTTCTGCAACATTTATCTTTGATGTTGTAATGGTTATTTTATTCCCTATTATGGGAGCAGCACTTGGATTGAGTGATATGGCATTCGGATTATGGGCAGGTACAGCTGTAAACGATACATCTTCTGTTGTTGCCGCAGGATACGCTTATAGCGATGCTGCAGGTGATTTTGCAACGATTGTAAAATTAACACGTACATTATCAATCATTCCGGTTGTATTAGCTTTCTCATATTTAAATGAACGATTAAAACAAAAACAAAATTCAGCCGTATCAGGTGAACAAAAGAAAATTAATTTAAAAAAGATATTCCCTTGGTTTATTTTATTATTCTTAGGGGCAGCTATCCTAAACAGTGTTGGTATTATCCCAGCGGCACTAAGCTCAACTCTTTCAACATTAAGTAAGTTCTTTATGGTCATGGCACTAGCTGCAATTGGATTAAAAACAGATATTCGCGATGTTACGAAGTCAGGTTTCCTTCCTATGCTTCACGGATTCATTATTTCAGCTATTGTTGTTATTGTCGCACTTGTTGTACAAGTTTTCCTAGGACAAGTCTAA